The genomic DNA CAGGGTCAAGGTCTGCGTCGCCCGGGTCATCGCCACATAAAGATCACCCACCGACCCACCAGCACCACTGACAATATCTTGCGGTTCGACAATGATTACAGCATCGTATTCGAGGCCTTTAGCTTGCTGAGGTGAAACCAAGACAAGGTCACGATCCCGCCGACGACCGATGCCCCTCCACACGCGCCCCGGATATGCATGGTCTAATACTTCATGCACCATGTCGTGTTCCGGAATGGGCGCGATAACCCCGACAAGCCCGCCTTGGATTCTGCCGAGCTGTTTTTGCACGGTGTCGAGTATTTGATTTGGGCAGTGCTGGGGAGTGGTCACCACAAGTTCAGGTTCATAATCGCCTTGACGAAGAGCTTGAGGTGTAGTCACTGGGCGTCCTGCTTGCGTTGCTACTTCGGCAGCAGCTTCGGCTATGCGGGCAGGAGTCCGGTAATTGACTGTCAGTTCAGACTGACGCCAGTTGCCTCCAGCAAACGGAGCAAGCACTGAGGGCCAATCCGATTTGGCGGCGGCGCCTGAAGCCTGTGCTAAATCACCCACAACCGTGAAGGACCGTAACGGGGAACGCCGAAATAGCATGCGCCATTGCATATGGGTGAGCTCTTGCGCCTCATCGACAATAATGTGTCCGTAGGTCCAAGTACGATCTGACCTTGCCCGGTCGGCAACAGATTTCCATATCGCCTCTGGTTCTTGGGCAGCAGCGAGCATTTCCGCTGTCACGACCCCATCGACACCGATGTCTTCCAAGGTGTAATGCATGTTCTCCAAGGCAGCTTCGGCAGTATCGAGGTTTCGCTGTTTGCTTCGCTCACCTGAGGAACCACTTGCTAGAGAAGAAGAATCCCCTAATGCGACGGCGGCCTCGTCCAGGAGCGGCACGTCAGCCTCAGTGAATTGCGCGCCCGGTTGCCGCAGCAGACTCTTAATTTCCCTAGCAGTCAACATGGGAGCGGCATCCACGAGATATTGCGGAGTGGAAAGTAACTGATTTATCAACCCTGTCGGGGTCAGCGGCATCCAGCAAAGATTCAATAAGCGTCGTACTTCTACCGACTGACGTATCTCTTGACGCAAGTACGAACGATCAGCCTTGTTTACTAGGCCGTCGTCTCGCTTTGGACTCACGATGTCGCGCAGCTGGTCATATAACGTCTTGACCATATGGTCAACGAAAACTTCTCGCGCCTGGTTGTGCGGTCGTCCCGACTCGCGCGCGTGCTTGATGGCCCGCCGAATTTGGGCTGGCCGAACGCGCAGCCGGGTCCCTTCGACATGAACATAGGTTGTTTCCGGAATTGACCGTTGGCGCAAGCTGACGGCGTTGGCGATAACTTCAGCCATCTCCGCACGACCTTTTATTTCCGCTGCGTCAGAACTCACTTCCGGTACCCCGTGGACACCCGGATAAATGTTCCCGATAGAACTCATGACCACACCGGTTTCACCCAACGAGGGTAAGACCTGATCGATATAGTTCATGAATGCTTCAGAGGGGCCAACAAGTAGCACCCCGGACTTTGCCAGCCGATCTCGATGCGTATAGAGCAAGTAGGCAGCCCGGTGTAGTGCCACCGCAGTTTTACCGGTGCCTGGCCCTCCTTGCACGACAAGGACGCCCCGCATATCGTCGCGAATGATTTCGTCTTGCTCTCGCTGAATTGTCGCCACTATATCGCCCATAACCCCGGTCCGCGGGGCACTGACTGCTGACAACAGGGCTTGTGAGGCGTGTTCTTCGTCATCGGAAGTCAAAACGTCATCTTCAAATGACTCCACCGTACGCCCGCTCATCATAATGTGGCGTCGACGGGCAACACCCTGCGGATATGCGGCCGTTGCTTGGTAGAACGGAGCGGCTTCCGGCGCCCGCCAGTCAACTAACAGTCTTGAGCGATCGTCATCGGCTAGGCCAATTCGTCCAATATGTCGAGTTACGGCGTTGATCGTGTCAAGCCGACCAAAGACTAGGCGCTCATCTACCGCATTGAGCTGGTTGATCCGATCACGGTAAAGAGTGGCAAAAGAGTCGCGCTCTGATTGGTTCTGCAGAGAGCCTTGGAGGCCTTGGGCTTGGACTCGCGCAAGTTGTCGTTGTTTTTCTTCCCGCAACGTATCGAGGCGACTGTAGAGTTTCGCGATGTACTCACGTTCTGCTGCCAACTCGTGTTGATACCACGAAGTCGTACCGGTGGACCCGTGTTCGTCGGTCACCAAGGCTCCTTTACTGCTGGTACATTCCGCCAGCACTAGCTCACATCAACCCACTAGCTTAGCTATGACTCAGCGCAGACCGGTAGGATTTGTGGCGATAAACTCACGGATTTCCGCCAATTGCCGCTTAAACTCCGTCAATTGATGTGTTACTGCTTCTGGTCCAGTGCCTCCCTGACTCGACCGGGAGGTCAGCGATCCTTCGGTAGATAACACGGCGCGCACGTCGGGGGTGAGATGTTCTGAGATGCTGGCGTATTCGTCGTCAGTGAGATCCCAGAGTTCAACACCTCGATTTTCAGCAACGCGCACGGCTTCCCCGGCAAGCTCGTGAGCTACCCGGAATGGGACGCCCTGACGGACCAGCCACTCGGCGATGTCGGTTGCCAGCGCAAAACCCTCCGGTGCTAATTCGGCCATTCGTGCTGTGTTAAATGTCAAAGTAGCTACCTGACCTGCGAAGGCCGGTAACAGCAACTCCAAGGTGTCTGCCGCGTCAAAAACGGGTTCCTTATCCTCTTGGAGGTCCCGGTTGTATGCCAACGGCAGGGCTTTGAGTGTGGTCATTAACCCGGTGAAGTCCCCCAGCAGACGACCAGATTTGCCCCGGGCCAATTCGGCGATGTCGGGGTTCTTCTTCTGCGGCATGATGGAGGACCCAGTCGAGTAAGCGTCGTGCAGCGTCACGAAGTTCACTTCCTTGGTCGCCCAAAAGATGATTTCTTCGGATAATCGCGAGAGGTTCACCCCGATCATTGAGGCGATCCAGGCGAATTCGGCGAACACGTCCCGGGATGCTGTGCCGTCGATGGAGTTCCACACCGCCGACTCAAAACCGAGATCCTTCGCGATAGATACCGGATCGAGGCCAAGGGATGACCCAGCCAATGCACCAGATCCATAGGGGCTAACCGCGGCACGCCGGTCCCAGTCCACGAAACGTTGTAGATCGCGTAAGAATGCCCAGCCATGTGCCAAGAGATGGTGCGATAACAACACGGGTTGGGCGTGTTGTAAGTGGGTGCGACCGGGCATTGGAGCGTAGGGATGATTCTCTGCCTGAGTGATGAGCGCATCTACGACTTCAAGCAGTTGGGCTGATACGTTGCGCGCACTATCACGAAGAAACATGCGACCCATCGTCGCGATTTGGTCATTACGTGAGCGACCTGCCCGAAGCTTGCCCCCGAGGGTCTCGCCCGCACGTTCCAGCAGACCTCGCTCTAATGAGCCATGAACATCCTCGTCAGACTCGGCCGCGACATAGCTGCCATCCAGAACATCTCGTTCCAAGGTGTCGAGGGCAGCCAGCATGTCAGTCAGCTCCTGATCAGTTAGCAGGCCTGAACGGTTCAGCACTCGAGCATGCGCTCGCGAGCCTGCGATGTCGTAGCGTGCGAGCCGCCAGTCGAAATCGGTAGATTTACTCAGCGCGGCTAATGAATCCGCTGGACCGTCCGAAAAGCGACCTCCCCAAAGCGAACCTTCGTTTGTGCCATGTGATGGAGCCTCAGCCATGTGTTGAAACCTTTTCTTCCGCGATTACTGTTGAGTCAAAACTACCAACATTTTGGCGTCCCAAAAGCCCCGCTACCCTCTTGCGGCCTTGCACAAGACCTATCGGGGCCTTCCGAGGTCTCACCTCGCCGATGTGTCGCGCTTACAGGCAACGAGTAGCAACGCAGTCTCGCGGTCAGTGCTGGAGAAATTGTCTAAACTGGACGGCATGACAGAAAACCAGTCCGAAAATCAGCCAGAGCTAACAGATGAACAAATAGAGTTTCTCAATTCCCTCTTTGACTACGCGCGCGAAGGTCAGGTGGTCGCACTCACTTCCGCCATCGACCAAGGTATCCCGGTGGATCTGACAAATCATAATGGTGACACTTTTTTGATTTTGGCCGCATATCGGGAACAGCCAATAATCGTAAAGGCTCTTCTCGAACGTCAAGCTGATGTCAATCTCCTCAACAATCGCGGTCAGTCTGCGCTGACCTGTGCGGTTTTCATGCAAAATGAGGATATTGCTCGTCAGTTACTAGATGCTGGTGCCGACCCTGATCTCGGCCCGCAGTCGGCTCGCGCAACAATCTCGGCGATGGGGCTGGACCATATGGGAGACTTCCTAGCTGCTTACGAGGCAGACCAGTCGGCACGTTCCGGCGAGCAAAAATAACTTTTATCAAGCCGCCATATACTCTCAGACCAAGCGGTCTAATCTAGGAGCAATTTTGACTCAAACTATGTCCCCTCCACCCCGTCTGTGGACGGCAACCGGTCTCGGCATCGTGGCAGCACTTACGTTGTCATCGTGTGGGGGCGGCCCTCCTGCACTGACCGAAATCGCTACCGAAGCCAGGCAGTCGATGGAAGATGCAACCTCATTTACCTACACGGTCACCGATCCTGATGGTGTCCACGGTGATGAGTTGGAATTGGGCGAATTCTCCAGCCACACAGACCAGGTCAACTACAATATTCTGCTGGAAATGCCCCAAGCTGACGTCGAAGTGCGTGCCGTCGATGAGAGCAATGCGTTTCTGCGGCTCAATCTCAAGGATGAATCTCTGAGCGAGATCCTTGGGAATGTCGACACTGACGGTCAATGGATTGAAGTCCCAGAAGCCGAGCAAGAAGACCTCAGCGAATACACCCAAGATTTTGACAGCATCATCGAGACAACCTTCTCCCTCATAGAAGGTCTCTCCGAAGAGGAGCTCGATACCATTGAGGTCGAAGAGACCGAGCTGGATGGTCAAGCCGTTTATAAATACGTAGTACCAGCAACAGCTGACGGTGAGACTGTTCACTACACCGGGGCCGAGACCGTGGAATTTTATTTCCTCCAGGAAACTTCCGACCTAGTTCAGGTAGATGCTTCCACTGGCGACTCCACGGCAACCCATGGTTTTTCTGACATGGATGCAGTGGAGGTCTTTGAAGCTCCGCCCGAAGATGAGATTTCGGATCTGGAGTGGTCCTTCTAGGGTGCGCACCGCTCTGTGCCAGAATCGTCCGGAGACTTGAGCTCCGGACGATTGTTGTTCTGCCTTATGACGGTCGAGGATCTTGCTCGGCGTAGGCGATAAAATCAGCTGCCACCGCTTGGCCGCCATCCGGCACGCGCGTTATCACCATGATCGCATCGTCCCCGGCGATGGTGCCTAGAATACTGTGCAGTCTGGCTTGATCGATTGCCGAGGCAAGAAACTGTGCCGCTCCCGGCGGCGTGCGAAGAACTGCCACGTTGGCTGATCCTTCAGCCGAAAGGAGGAGTTCTTTGCATAGTGAGGCCATGCGAGCTGCGGCGGTTTCTGCAGATTGGCTGCCTTGCCCGGGGCCTCCGGTGGCCTCGTCCCCCGCGACGTGATACACCATCTGTCCTGATTCGTCTCGGATCCGGGTGGCACCAATATCGACCAGGTCTCGTGACAATGTTCCCTGCGTCACGGAGACGCCGCGCTGTTCCAGTACCTCCGCTAGCTCGGCTTGGGAACGGATCCGTTGTCTAGAAAGGACGGTCCGGATCTCGTGTTGACGAGCTACTTTGGTCATGGGAGCGGCCATATCACACTACTTGTGAACGTGATGCTACAGCCTGTGGCAGCTCAAGGTCCGAGGGGATGTCCGCTAGTCCGGATGCATACAGTAACCATGCAATGAGGGCCTTTTGGGCGTGTAACCGATTCTCGGCCTCATCGAAGACCCTGGACTGTGGGCCGTCGATCACCTCGGCCGTTACTTCGTAACCTCGGTACGCGGGGAGGCAGTGCAAAAAGATCGCCCCCTTATCGGCAAGTGCCATGGCCTTGCTATCGACCGAATAGTCTTCAAAGAGCTTCATCCGAAGTTCAGCTTCGGCTTCCTGACCCATCGAAATCCACGTATCCGTCACGACCACATCTGCTCCGTCCAAGGCCTCTTGGGCGTTTGTGGTGATGGTCACCGAGCCGCCAGTTTCAGCTGCACGTTGTTGTGCTGCTTTGACCACCATCGCATCGGGCAGATAGTCGGCGGGACCGGCTATGCGCACATGCATGCCGGCCGTGACGCCGCCAAGCAGATACGAATTCGCCATATTATTTGCCGCATCGCCAAGATACGTCATGATCAGACCAGCAGTAGCTCCTTTTGCTTCGCGAACCGTCTGAAGATCGGCAAGTACTTGGCACGGGTGGTAGTCGTCGGTGAGCGCGTTAATGACCGGGATCGAAGAGTTCTCTGCCAGTTCCACGATGCCCGACTGAGCAAAGGTCCGCCAAATTACCACGGAGACCATACGTTCAAAGACCTTGGCTGAATCGTAAATCGATTCTTTGTGCCCCAGCTGAGATTCTCCCGGGTTAATAATCAAGGGGTTACCCCCCAACTCGCTCAGTCCTGCCGCAAAAGAGACCCTCGTTCGAGTAGATGTCTTGTCGAACATGACGATCCCAGTTTGGGGGCCAGCCAAGGGTTTGAAGTCGTAGCGCCGGTGTTTCATCGTTGCAGCAAGTGACAGTACTTCGTCCTGTTCAGCTGCTGTCAGGTCAGTATCGACGAGAAAATGGCGTGGGGTCGTCGGCATTAGGCCGCTCCTTCTACGTACAGGTCAACTAATTAGCTTCGGCAATGGTTTCCGCGATGATATTCGGCAGATCGGTGAGTAACGGGTCGACTTGCTCTGTGGTGATGATGAGCGGAGGCGCCAACCGCAGAGTGGTCGCGTCGGTAGCGTTGAGGATGTATCCATATTCCAATGCTTTGGACACCACGGCCGGGGCCAACCCGGCTTCAGGCAGCTTTTGGTCCTGCTCCAGAATGGCTCCGGTATCCAGTTCGACACCCTGCCATAACCCATAAGCACGAACAGTCTTTACCCCGGGGAGAGTTCGCAACCGGTCGGCCAGATAGGTCCCCACGGTACGGACATTGTCCAGGATCTTGTCGTCCTCAAGAGTCTGCAATACCGCAAGAGCAGTTGCGGTGGCCAAGGGGTTACCCCCAAAGGTGGTACCGTGCTGGCCTGCGGTGAACAGCTCGGAAACTTCCTTGCCGAAGGTCACCAGGGCGCCGATTGGCATGCCCCCGCCCAAACCTTTGGCCAAAGTCATCGCGTCGGGAACTACGGGTTCTTGGCTACCGGTGATGTCTGGGTTTTGGAAGCCAAACCAGGTACCGGTGCGGCCGATCCCGGACTGGATTTCGTCGAAAATGAGTAGCGCGCCGTGCTCGTCACAAGCTTGACGGACCCGACGCAAATAGTCTACCGGGAAATCTCGCACGCCGGCTTCGCCTTGTACCGGTTCGATGATAACGGCAGCTACCGTGTCGTCCATTTCGGCTTCTAATGCCGCAATATCCCCTGCGGGGACAAACACCACACCGCCAGGAAGCGGCTCGAAAGGTTCGCGGTATTGCGGTTTCCAGGTCAGTGCCAGCGCGCCCATTGTCCGACCGTGGAAAGCATTTTCCAAGGCAATAATCTTGGTACGGGTGCCACCGGCGGCGTAACTATGACGACGCGCGAGCTTAAAAGCAGCCTCGTTGGCTTCGGTACCGGAATTTGCGAAGAAACACGTACCGTCTTTTGCCCCGGCGAGGGCGGTGAGGCGTTCTGCTAATTCCACCTGGGGTAATGAGGTAAACAAATTCGAGATGTGCCCAAGAGTGCGCGCCTGTTGCGTCAGAGCTTCCACTACCGCCGGATGGGCATGTCCCAGGGCGTTGACCGCGATGCCGGCGAGGAAGTCGGTGTAACGGTTTCCGTCGGCATCCCAGACGTACACTCCCTCACCTTTGACGAGGGCTGTAGCTGGGGTGCCGAACATGTTGGTCATGGCACGCTGATAGCGGTCCAAAAGGTTTTGCGTCAAGTGTGCTCCTATGGGGTGACCTGGGTACCTACACCGGCGGTCGTGAAAATTTCTAACAGCATGGAATGCGGTTGCCTGCCATCGACGATGTGCGCTTGTGGCACGCCAGCGTCAACGGCAGCCAGGCAGGCCCGCATTTTTGGAATCATGCCGGTTTCCAGTGAATCAACCATCTGCCGAAGTTCGGCAGCTGTGATTGCAGTGATTAAGGATGCGGGATCTGGCCAGTTGCCGTAGAGACCTTCGACGTCTGTCAGCACGACCAGCTTTGATGCCCCTAACGCCCCGGCGAGTTCGGCTGCTGCAGTATCGGCGTTGACGTTGAGCACTTGGCCGGTCGGTTGGCCTGTGGCCGGGTCATATTCTGGGGCGACCGACGACACGACGGGAATCCGGCCGTTTTCGATCAAGTCGGTGATCGCATTGGTATTGACGTGGACGACATCGCCAACCAGGCCTAGATCAACTTCTTCGCCGTCAATGACGTGTTTGGTCCGATGCGCTGCAAAGAGGTCAGCGTCTTCACCGGACAGCCCCACCGCGTACGTGCCATGCGCGTTGATGAGTCCCACGAGCTGTCGGCCGACCTTGCCGGTCAGCACCATCCGGACGACTTCCATCGTTTCTTCGGTGGTGACTCGCAGACCGCCGCGAAATTCAGATTGAATGTCGAGCTTTTTGAGCATCTGACTGATCTGCGGCCCACCGCCGTGGACTACCACCGGGTGGATGCCGCAGTGATGCAAAAAGACCATGTCCTGGACAAACGCCTCGCGGAGCTCATCGGAAACCATGGCGTTGCCACCGTATTTGATGACCATCGTGGTGCCGGCAAATTTTTGGATCCAAGGCAGGGCTTCGATCAACACGGCGGCTTTTTCGGCAGCCTTGGACATGTCTCGTTGTGTAGTGACCATATCGCGTTTCTATGAAGAGTATTCGGCGTTTTCGCGCACGTAGTCATAAGACAAATCGTTAGTCCAAATGGTGACTTCGTGCTCTCCGGCTTTGAGGTAGATGTCAACGTGCACTTCCCGGTCTGCGAAGTTGACCAGGTCGCGGTCCTCCCCGATACCGGCGTTGCGGCAGACCATCACACCGTTGACTGCAACGTCAAGGGTGGTGGGCTCAAATTGGGCGTCTGTGGTGCCCACCGCTGAGATGATCCGTCCCCAGTTGGGATCTTTGCCAAACATTGCGGTCTTGAAGAGGTTGGAGCGCGACACCGCACGAGCCACTTCTTCACCGTCAGCTTCGGTGGCCGCACCATGGACTGTTACCGCGATATCACGAGTTGAGCCTTCGGCATCGCTAATGATTTGGCGGGCTAATGAAGCACAAACGTCTGTGATGAGGTCCTGTATCTCCGTTTGATCGGGTTCGATCCCCGAAGCCCCGGATGCCATCAGAATCACGGTGTCATTGGTCGACATGCAGCCATCCGAATCGGCTCGGTTAAAAGTCGTGCGCACGGCTTCAGTTAAGATCTGGTGTGCCAGCGCTGAATCCAGCACTGCGTCGGTGGTAACAACCGCCAACATGGTAGCCATTCCCGGCGCCATCATCCCAGCGCCTTTGGTTATACCACTGACTACATAGCCAGAACCCTGAGCACTTGCAGTCTTGTGCACAGTGTCGGTGGTCATAATGGCTTTCGCGGCGTCTTCTAATCCGTCAGCTGTGAGCGCGTCGACGGCGGTTTGGATACCAGGGATGACGTTGTTCATTGGAAGGCGCTCGCCGATCAGGCCGGTGGAACACACCAGGACCTCGTCAGTGGCAATGCCCAGCGATATGGCAGCGCTGTCCGCCATGGCAACCGCATCCTGATCCCCCGGGATACCCGTGCAGGCATTTGCTCCACCAGAATTGAGCACAACCGCTCTGGCCTCGCCGTCTTCGAGGGCTGCTTGCGACCATCGCACTGGTGCCGCAGAGATTCGATTGGTGGTAAACACCCCGGCTGCGTTGAATCGGGGGCCATGGTTGACTATCAGACTGAGGTCGAGGTCGCCAGAGGCTTTAATTCCGGCTGCTATCCCTGAGGCAGTAAATCCTGCTGGAGTCGGAAGGCTCACGGTGCTACCCCCTGGGTGTTGAGTCCGGTTTCTTCGGCAAAGCCCATGGCGATGTTCATGGACTGTATCGCCCCGCCGGCGGTGCCTTTGGTGAGGTTATCTACAGCCACCACCACGACTACACGCCCGGCTTCTTCATCCACCGCAAGTTGCATAACCACATGATTTGAGCCCACGACGGACTTCGTGGTGGGCCACTGACCTTCGGGCAGCAGGTGCACGAAATGTTCGTGCTGATAAGCCGTCTCCCATGCAGCACGGAGTGTGGCCACATCGACGCCAGGCTTGTACCTGGCCGTAGCGGTAGTCAGAATTCCTCGCGACATCGGTGCCAGCGTGGGGGTGAAGGACAAGGTGATGTCTTCACCGGCCGCATTGGACAGGCCTTGGACGATTTCGGGGGTGTGACGGTGGGAACCGCCCACACCATACGGGCTCATCCCGCCCATCACTTCGGAACCTAACAGGTGGGGCTTCAGTGACTTCCCCGCACCGGACGTGCCGGACGCAGCGACAATCACAACGTCTTCGGGCTGTAAGACCCCGGCGCTAAAGCCCGGAGCGAGTCCTAAGAGCGAACCGGTTGGATAACACCCCGGCACGGCGATGCGTTTGGCGTTCTGAAGTTTTTCGCGGGCACCCGGCAGTTCTGGGAGTCCATATGGCCAGGTACCAGCATGTGGTGAACCATAGAATTTCTCCCACATTTCACTGTTTTCCAGGCGGTGGTCAGCTCCGGCGTCAATCACCAGTGTGTCATCTGATAATTCTGCTGCAATCTCCGCAGACGCGCCGTGCGGAAGAGCCAAAAACACGACGTCGTGACCGCGCAGCACGTCAACCTCGGTTGGCTCAAGTACGCGGTCCGCCAGGGCATGCAAATGCGGTTGCAGGCCACCGAGTTTTTGCCCGGCGTTGGAGTGGGCGGTGATTGAACCAATGTCCACGTTGGGGTGTGAGGTCAGCAAGCGCAGAACCTCTCCCCCGGCATAGCCACTGGCTCCGGAAACAGCTACACGAAGAGTCATGGACCCACCCTAACACTAAGATATGCAGTGTATCTAATAATTATGCAGCAGGGAGTCTCTAGCGGCCCTATCTGCAGGAATGTACCGTAGCAAGTATGACTCAAATACCTTCAGAAATTCCAGAAACTATGCGTGCCGCAGTGGTGTTAGAAGCCGGCGGTCCCGAAAACTTTGCTTGGCGTGAAGTGCCCGTTCCGACCCCTGCGCCGAATCAAGTACTCGTGGAAACGGCCGCCACCGGTCTGAATTTCATTGAGACCTATCAACGGTCTGGCCTCTACAAGGTGGAATACCCGTTTGTCCCGGGTTCGGAAGCCTCTGGCACGGTCGTAGCTGTCGGCGATGATGTCGATAATGTCGCCGTGGGCGATCGGGTTGCGACCGCTTCTGGCACTGCTACGTACGCGGAATTCTTTGTTGCGCCGGCAGATAAATTGCTGCCGGTACCGGATTCCATCGACCTGGTTGAGGCTGCGGCGATTCCGCTCCAAGGTATGACGGCGCACTATCTGTGTCGCTCAACGTTCGAAGTCACAGCAGGTGACGAGGTGTTTTTGACGGCTGGCGCCGGTGGGGTCGGTCAGTTACTTACCCAAATGTGTAAGCACTTGGGCGCGAAAGTGTATACAGCGGTCTCGACCGATAAAAAACGCGAGATCGCCCTGGCTGCGGGCGCGGACGGGGTCTTCAATTACGAAGATTTTGGTCAGCGGCTCAAAGAGGTCACCGGCGGCCGCGGTGTGGACGTCGCTTATGACGGGGTGGGCGCCGATACGTTTGATACCTCGTTAGAGTCAGTGCGTCCTCGAGGCATGATTGTGCTGTTTGGCGCCGCCTCAGGACCTGTGCCGCCATTTGATTTACAACGACTCAATGCCGCTGGTTCGCTGTTTGCCACTCGTCCAGGCCTGGCGTATTACACGCTGACCGCCGATGAGGTGGC from Enteractinococcus fodinae includes the following:
- a CDS encoding ankyrin repeat domain-containing protein — encoded protein: MTENQSENQPELTDEQIEFLNSLFDYAREGQVVALTSAIDQGIPVDLTNHNGDTFLILAAYREQPIIVKALLERQADVNLLNNRGQSALTCAVFMQNEDIARQLLDAGADPDLGPQSARATISAMGLDHMGDFLAAYEADQSARSGEQK
- the argB gene encoding acetylglutamate kinase: MVTTQRDMSKAAEKAAVLIEALPWIQKFAGTTMVIKYGGNAMVSDELREAFVQDMVFLHHCGIHPVVVHGGGPQISQMLKKLDIQSEFRGGLRVTTEETMEVVRMVLTGKVGRQLVGLINAHGTYAVGLSGEDADLFAAHRTKHVIDGEEVDLGLVGDVVHVNTNAITDLIENGRIPVVSSVAPEYDPATGQPTGQVLNVNADTAAAELAGALGASKLVVLTDVEGLYGNWPDPASLITAITAAELRQMVDSLETGMIPKMRACLAAVDAGVPQAHIVDGRQPHSMLLEIFTTAGVGTQVTP
- the argR gene encoding arginine repressor; protein product: MAAPMTKVARQHEIRTVLSRQRIRSQAELAEVLEQRGVSVTQGTLSRDLVDIGATRIRDESGQMVYHVAGDEATGGPGQGSQSAETAAARMASLCKELLLSAEGSANVAVLRTPPGAAQFLASAIDQARLHSILGTIAGDDAIMVITRVPDGGQAVAADFIAYAEQDPRPS
- the argH gene encoding argininosuccinate lyase, with the protein product MAEAPSHGTNEGSLWGGRFSDGPADSLAALSKSTDFDWRLARYDIAGSRAHARVLNRSGLLTDQELTDMLAALDTLERDVLDGSYVAAESDEDVHGSLERGLLERAGETLGGKLRAGRSRNDQIATMGRMFLRDSARNVSAQLLEVVDALITQAENHPYAPMPGRTHLQHAQPVLLSHHLLAHGWAFLRDLQRFVDWDRRAAVSPYGSGALAGSSLGLDPVSIAKDLGFESAVWNSIDGTASRDVFAEFAWIASMIGVNLSRLSEEIIFWATKEVNFVTLHDAYSTGSSIMPQKKNPDIAELARGKSGRLLGDFTGLMTTLKALPLAYNRDLQEDKEPVFDAADTLELLLPAFAGQVATLTFNTARMAELAPEGFALATDIAEWLVRQGVPFRVAHELAGEAVRVAENRGVELWDLTDDEYASISEHLTPDVRAVLSTEGSLTSRSSQGGTGPEAVTHQLTEFKRQLAEIREFIATNPTGLR
- a CDS encoding acetylornithine transaminase, which produces MTQNLLDRYQRAMTNMFGTPATALVKGEGVYVWDADGNRYTDFLAGIAVNALGHAHPAVVEALTQQARTLGHISNLFTSLPQVELAERLTALAGAKDGTCFFANSGTEANEAAFKLARRHSYAAGGTRTKIIALENAFHGRTMGALALTWKPQYREPFEPLPGGVVFVPAGDIAALEAEMDDTVAAVIIEPVQGEAGVRDFPVDYLRRVRQACDEHGALLIFDEIQSGIGRTGTWFGFQNPDITGSQEPVVPDAMTLAKGLGGGMPIGALVTFGKEVSELFTAGQHGTTFGGNPLATATALAVLQTLEDDKILDNVRTVGTYLADRLRTLPGVKTVRAYGLWQGVELDTGAILEQDQKLPEAGLAPAVVSKALEYGYILNATDATTLRLAPPLIITTEQVDPLLTDLPNIIAETIAEAN
- the argJ gene encoding bifunctional glutamate N-acetyltransferase/amino-acid acetyltransferase ArgJ; its protein translation is MSLPTPAGFTASGIAAGIKASGDLDLSLIVNHGPRFNAAGVFTTNRISAAPVRWSQAALEDGEARAVVLNSGGANACTGIPGDQDAVAMADSAAISLGIATDEVLVCSTGLIGERLPMNNVIPGIQTAVDALTADGLEDAAKAIMTTDTVHKTASAQGSGYVVSGITKGAGMMAPGMATMLAVVTTDAVLDSALAHQILTEAVRTTFNRADSDGCMSTNDTVILMASGASGIEPDQTEIQDLITDVCASLARQIISDAEGSTRDIAVTVHGAATEADGEEVARAVSRSNLFKTAMFGKDPNWGRIISAVGTTDAQFEPTTLDVAVNGVMVCRNAGIGEDRDLVNFADREVHVDIYLKAGEHEVTIWTNDLSYDYVRENAEYSS
- a CDS encoding HelD family protein, producing MTDEHGSTGTTSWYQHELAAEREYIAKLYSRLDTLREEKQRQLARVQAQGLQGSLQNQSERDSFATLYRDRINQLNAVDERLVFGRLDTINAVTRHIGRIGLADDDRSRLLVDWRAPEAAPFYQATAAYPQGVARRRHIMMSGRTVESFEDDVLTSDDEEHASQALLSAVSAPRTGVMGDIVATIQREQDEIIRDDMRGVLVVQGGPGTGKTAVALHRAAYLLYTHRDRLAKSGVLLVGPSEAFMNYIDQVLPSLGETGVVMSSIGNIYPGVHGVPEVSSDAAEIKGRAEMAEVIANAVSLRQRSIPETTYVHVEGTRLRVRPAQIRRAIKHARESGRPHNQAREVFVDHMVKTLYDQLRDIVSPKRDDGLVNKADRSYLRQEIRQSVEVRRLLNLCWMPLTPTGLINQLLSTPQYLVDAAPMLTAREIKSLLRQPGAQFTEADVPLLDEAAVALGDSSSLASGSSGERSKQRNLDTAEAALENMHYTLEDIGVDGVVTAEMLAAAQEPEAIWKSVADRARSDRTWTYGHIIVDEAQELTHMQWRMLFRRSPLRSFTVVGDLAQASGAAAKSDWPSVLAPFAGGNWRQSELTVNYRTPARIAEAAAEVATQAGRPVTTPQALRQGDYEPELVVTTPQHCPNQILDTVQKQLGRIQGGLVGVIAPIPEHDMVHEVLDHAYPGRVWRGIGRRRDRDLVLVSPQQAKGLEYDAVIIVEPQDIVSGAGGSVGDLYVAMTRATQTLTLITTATVEQLPLGLQDI
- the argF gene encoding ornithine carbamoyltransferase; this encodes MPTTPRHFLVDTDLTAAEQDEVLSLAATMKHRRYDFKPLAGPQTGIVMFDKTSTRTRVSFAAGLSELGGNPLIINPGESQLGHKESIYDSAKVFERMVSVVIWRTFAQSGIVELAENSSIPVINALTDDYHPCQVLADLQTVREAKGATAGLIMTYLGDAANNMANSYLLGGVTAGMHVRIAGPADYLPDAMVVKAAQQRAAETGGSVTITTNAQEALDGADVVVTDTWISMGQEAEAELRMKLFEDYSVDSKAMALADKGAIFLHCLPAYRGYEVTAEVIDGPQSRVFDEAENRLHAQKALIAWLLYASGLADIPSDLELPQAVASRSQVV
- the argC gene encoding N-acetyl-gamma-glutamyl-phosphate reductase, translated to MTLRVAVSGASGYAGGEVLRLLTSHPNVDIGSITAHSNAGQKLGGLQPHLHALADRVLEPTEVDVLRGHDVVFLALPHGASAEIAAELSDDTLVIDAGADHRLENSEMWEKFYGSPHAGTWPYGLPELPGAREKLQNAKRIAVPGCYPTGSLLGLAPGFSAGVLQPEDVVIVAASGTSGAGKSLKPHLLGSEVMGGMSPYGVGGSHRHTPEIVQGLSNAAGEDITLSFTPTLAPMSRGILTTATARYKPGVDVATLRAAWETAYQHEHFVHLLPEGQWPTTKSVVGSNHVVMQLAVDEEAGRVVVVVAVDNLTKGTAGGAIQSMNIAMGFAEETGLNTQGVAP